The sequence below is a genomic window from Nitrosomonas sp..
TGACACAAAATGTTACCCGCAGCGTCAATGTGATTCTTTCAAGCAAACTGCCTGTATCAGAAATAAACAAACAACTGGCGCATGACCGCAAACAGTTTTCGATAATTTTGCAAGCATTTAGCGAAGGACATGATATTCTGAATCTCTCCGCAATGAATGATCCAGAAGCCCTGGAAGTTCTGCCACAGATCAAACCGTTGTTTATCACAATTGACAATAATATCCATACGATTCAGACTGAATTGTCGGCAGTCATGGCGGCCAACGCCGCTGCAAGCGAAATTATCAGATACAGTGAAACTTTTCTCAGCAGTATCTTAGCCCTGGATAAAGCGCTTCAGACAAATTACATTGAATCGTCTGATTTGTTGGCAAAAATCCTTGTTGGACTACTTATCGGCGTAATATTGACATTGTGTGCATTCATTTATTCACTGCGCCAGAATAAAAGCAGTTCGCCACAAATTTATGTAAACAATATGGACGATACACAAAAAGCCATGTTACAGCTGCTCGATGACATGAAAAAAATGGCCGAAGGAGATCTCACGACACGGACTGTTGTTACAGAAGACATTACGGGGGCAATCGCAGACGCAGTCAACTTCACCATTGAAGAGTTGCATTCGCTTGTTGAACAAGTGAACAAGGCCGGTACTTTGGTTGTTAACGCTTCCCGCCAGGCACAGCACGTTTCAAACCGGTTATTATCTGCCGCACAGCAACAATCACTGAAGATAGAAGAAACAACTGTTGCTGTCCTCGGCATGGCGGAATCCATTAATACCGTCTCAGACACAGCATCCAAGTCTACCGAAGTGGCCAAACAATCGCTTGTCACCGCCGAGAAAGGCAACAAAGCAGTTCGAGAATCAATTGCCGGCATGGATGAAATCCGCACAAATATCCAAGAAACATCCAAGCGGATTAAACGACTGGGTGAAAGTTCACAGGAAATTGGCGAAATTATCGCGCTTGTTTCAGATATTACTGAGCAAACCAATATTCTCGCGTTAAATGCAGCACTTCAGGCAACAGCAGCAGGCGAAGCCGGCCGCGGCTTTAACATGATAGCTCAAGAAGTCCAAAGACTCGCAGAACGTTCGGCAGAATCGAGCAAACATATCAGTCGATTAATCAAGATGATGCAAAATGACACCTACGACACCATCGCTGCTATGGAAAGAAGCACACTGGAAGTCATCAAGGGTACCCAGAAATCAAATATTGCCGGCAAAGCACTGGAAGAAATCGAAGCGGTATCCAGGCATCTTTCCGAACATGTCGCCAACATCTACGCCACCACTCATGCACAAACTCAAGCAGCCAACACGGTCATTGAGAACATGGAAGAAATACTGCAAATTACACAACAAACAACTGTTGGAACCCAGGAAACAACGGCATCAATCGAGCAAATTTCCGGATTTGCCTCAGAACTTAAAGCATCTGTTTCCAATTTTAAAATTTAATTTACTATTCTAGCGTTTATTCTCAATTGATCTATGAATACTCAAACCAAACTGAACATCGCATCAATCTCAGGGATCAAGGAAAGCATTCACGAGATTTTTTCTCTAATTGAAGAGAATCTGGACAACTACAGCCAGAATTTAAACGACGAAAAACA
It includes:
- a CDS encoding methyl-accepting chemotaxis protein, whose translation is MTGFFSQLKTTRFKSKNKRSPATVPAEKKSYTDCSGKNLISGSLFIMAMLLLIGLLAYSLDQTRQNTAKLEIIARMQTHIQRLPIALQLAFSGREIAFTQIYDSHKKINQYIAILAEGGLFHQHNISPIDQESLRIHLDDLIDKWRSEERKIQVIIDKQETLLKLGQAVSVINSTTNELHQRIEQLVDRLTLIGNQPKTLGAIIAMRTLTQNVTRSVNVILSSKLPVSEINKQLAHDRKQFSIILQAFSEGHDILNLSAMNDPEALEVLPQIKPLFITIDNNIHTIQTELSAVMAANAAASEIIRYSETFLSSILALDKALQTNYIESSDLLAKILVGLLIGVILTLCAFIYSLRQNKSSSPQIYVNNMDDTQKAMLQLLDDMKKMAEGDLTTRTVVTEDITGAIADAVNFTIEELHSLVEQVNKAGTLVVNASRQAQHVSNRLLSAAQQQSLKIEETTVAVLGMAESINTVSDTASKSTEVAKQSLVTAEKGNKAVRESIAGMDEIRTNIQETSKRIKRLGESSQEIGEIIALVSDITEQTNILALNAALQATAAGEAGRGFNMIAQEVQRLAERSAESSKHISRLIKMMQNDTYDTIAAMERSTLEVIKGTQKSNIAGKALEEIEAVSRHLSEHVANIYATTHAQTQAANTVIENMEEILQITQQTTVGTQETTASIEQISGFASELKASVSNFKI